The Triticum aestivum cultivar Chinese Spring chromosome 7B, IWGSC CS RefSeq v2.1, whole genome shotgun sequence genome window below encodes:
- the LOC123158515 gene encoding putative disease resistance protein At1g50180 produces MAESAVSTVLWNVGNLVSQQTKFLCGVTVEVEFLKDELMRLHGYLRDADSEQRQGNARVAILVSQIRTASYEAENIIEAANYIQMRNRPKRGFMGAISRYACLPTYLVTLRNVGFEVEHVRRKLTEIFQSAERLKIDLDTTALVEDQFLQDHGLRHQNFEYDAVMVGFHDEYKEIVDILVDKENMLSAISIVGMGGAGKTTLARKIYTSSRVKQHFETLAWVTVSQTFKGIDLLKDIMKQIVGDKKESREIDQMQEFDVGKKISDFLLKKRYLVVFDDVWEADTWEQINQTVTAFPDATNGSRVLLTTRKFDVANHVEMPTHVHALKKLDEEKSWELFSSKALPSYRRAVLRDVDEFEELGRKLAKKCNGLPLALAVLGGYLSKNLSLQAWSDVLLGWPSTRKTEMMRNILARSYKDLPNRYLRSCFLYLAAFPEDYIIYVSDLIELWIAESFIPYAPRHKLEETARKYVTELAQRCLVQAVDRSKAHGWIETIRIHDILRDWCIEEARQDGFLDVIDKTTGQTGVSSSQKMIYYRSSFQTLSGKILPETLNIRTLLGFGLSSVSLPNLRFLRVVHIEDSSLEKFCRVINWCIHLRRLRLRSCKDMALPSSIGQLLYLQTIDLRGTYLLSRVPNSFWDIPTLRHLFLSNWFSPPPPRRSVRVQHKELQTFELNLSSVGSGTKYCYDDMVIFLGQLNQLRTLSVRIGSIPLEMVKIFANMPHLVDLFLAKFRLLDRLPSEFPRTLRSLVLQAYVIEQDPMPVLEKLPCLVVLDLSGYEGRTMSCSAQGFPRLQELKLSRFSTEEWMMEDGTMAKLSRLELFWFQKIGKLPENLPSSLKYLELNSVPLISEDDITRMKLMWRGCEVKRYQCTPRDI; encoded by the exons ATGGCCGAGTCCGCAGTTAGCACCGTGCTTTGGAACGTTGGCAATCTTGTTTCTCAGCAGACCAAGTTCTTATGTGGAGTCACCGTTGAAGTGGAGTTCTTGAAAGATGAGCTGATGCGTCTGCATGGCTACCTTAGAGATGCTGACAGCGAACAAAGGCAAGGTAACGCACGAGTTGCTATCTTGGTGAGCCAGATTAGGACTGCATCTTATGAGGCTGAGAATATTATCGAGGCTGCCAATTACATTCAGATGAGAAACAGGCCCAAGAGGGGATTCATGGGCGCCATTTCAAGGTACGCCTGCTTACCAACTTACTTGGTCACCCTTCGTAATGTTGGCTTCGAAGTTGAGCATGTAAGACGGAAGCTCACTGAGATATTTCAGAGTGCAGAACGTCTGAAAATTGATTTGGATACTACTGCACTAGTAGAGGATCAGTTCCTGCAAGATCATGGTCTTAGGCATCAAAACTTTGAATATGACGCGGTGATGGTTGGTTTTCATGATGAGTACAAAGAAATAGTGGATATACTAGTTGACAAAGAAAACATGCTTAGTGCCATCTCCATTGTTGGCATGGGTGGGGCGGGAAAAACAACACTTGCTAGAAAAATATATACTTCGTCTAGAGTCAAACAACACTTTGAGACTCTTGCTTGGGTGACTGTTTCTCAAACATTCAAGGGCATTGATTTATTGAAGGATATTATGAAGCAAATTGTGGGAGACAAAAAGGAGTCTAGAGAAATTGATCAAATGCAGGAGTTTGATGTGGGAAAGAAGATTAGTGACTTTCTGTTAAAAAAGAGATACTTGGTAGTTTTCGATGATGTGTGGGAGGCAGACACATGGGAGCAGATAAATCAAACTGTTACAGCCTTTCCAGATGCAACCAATGGGAGTAGAGTACTGCTAACCACAAGAAAGTTTGATGTTGCAAACCATGTTGAAATGCCGACTCATGTGCATGCCTTGAAGAAACTGGACGAAGAGAAAAGTTGGGAACTCTTCAGTAGCAAAGCTTTGCCATCGTACAGAAGAGCTGTCTTGCGTGATGTGGATGAATTTGAAGAGCTAGGAAGGAAGCTAGCAAAGAAATGTAATGGATTGCCACTTGCACTTGCAGTTTTGGGGGGTTATCTATCAAAGAATCTATCTTTACAAGCATGGTCGGACGTACTACTGGGTTGGCCATCAACTAGAAAGACAGAGATGATGCGCAACATATTAGCTCGCAGTTACAAGGACTTACCAAATCGTTATTTAAGATCTTGTTTTCTCTATCTTGCTGCTTTTCCCGAGGATTATATAATATATGTGTCGGACCTTATTGAATTATGGATAGCAGAAAGCTTCATTCCATATGCACCAAGACATAAACTAGAAGAAACAGCACGCAAGTACGTAACCGAGTTGGCTCAAAGGTGCTTGGTCCAAGCTGTTGATAGAAGCAAAGCACATGGATGGATTGAGACAATAAGGATTCATGATATCTTACGCGATTGGTGCATAGAAGAAGCAAGACAAGATGGTTTTCTTGATGTCATTGACAAAACTACAG GCCAAACTGGTGTGTCATCATCTCAGAAAATGATATATTATCGTTCTTCTTTTCAAACTTTGAGTGGCAAGATTTTACCAGAGACACTTAATATCAGAACTCTGCTTGGCTTTGGACTCTCATCTGTGTCCCTCCCTAACTTGAGGTTCCTAAGAGTTGTTCATATCGAAGACTCAAGCTTGGAGAAGTTCTGCAGGGTAATTAATTGGTGCATTCACCTAAGACGCCTCAGGTTGCGAAGTTGCAAAGACATGGCACTCCCTTCTTCAATTGGACAACTCCTTTACTTGCAGACTATTGATCTCAGGGGAACATATTTGCTCTCACGAGTACCAAACTCCTTTTGGGATATCCCTACACTAAGGCATCTTTTCCTTAGTAATTGGTTTTCTCCACCACCACCCAGAAGAAGCGTGCGAGTGCAGCATAAAGAGCTCCAGACCTTTGAGTTGAATCTTTCATCCGTTGGCAGTGGCACTAAATACTGCTATGATGACATGGTCATTTTCTTGGGACAGCTGAATCAACTGAGAACCCTCTCTGTGAGAATTGGGTCTATACCGTTGGAGATGGTTAAGATATTTGCAAACATGCCTCACCTGGTTGATCTTTTTCTCGCAAAATTTCGTTTACTCGATAGGTTGCCTAGTGAGTTCCCACGAACCCTGCGGAGTCTTGTTCTACAAGCTTATGTCATTGAACAAGATCCAATGCCAGTGCTGGAGAAGCTTCCCTGTCTTGTGGTATTGGACTTGTCTGGATACGAGGGCCGGACCATGTCCTGCTCTGCCCAAGGGTTTCCTCGATTGCAAGAGTTAAAACTTTCTAGATTTTCTACTGAGGAGTGGATGATGGAGGATGGAACAATGGCAAAGCTTTCACGCCTAGAGCTTTTTTGGTTCCAGAAGATAGGCAAGCTCCCCGAGAACCTTCCATCGTCCCTCAAGTACCTAGAACTGAATAGTGTGCCCCTGATCTCGGAAGATGATATCACACGAATGAAGCTGATGTGGAGAGGGTGCGAG GTGAAACGTTACCAATGTACTCCAAGAGATATTTAA